A window of the Zeugodacus cucurbitae isolate PBARC_wt_2022May chromosome 4, idZeuCucr1.2, whole genome shotgun sequence genome harbors these coding sequences:
- the LOC105212082 gene encoding T-related protein isoform X1: MTTSHILSAADPSGMNGSGNHSNSNNNTNNMADNGGVGSTLHNGTNNTNGGHSEAHSPHHTHHNMTVNSSGGGNGVNAGVASGMGGSMNQLGGSLAANRSPGMERNLHVSLDDRELWLRFQNLTNEMIVTKNGRRMFPVVKISTSGLDPAAMYTVLLEFVQVDTHRWKYVNGEWCHADFLQVPGGKAEVPPANPIYVHPESPNFGAHWMKEPISFAKVKLTNKTNGNGQIMLNSLHKYEPRVHLVRVGSEQRHVVTYAFPETQFIAVTAYQNEEVTSLKIKYNPFAKAFLDAKERPDTLYSHEAPYGWLIPPPTHYTSVAQAPPPPPPSLAVSNSSLGMSCDRYGRALNTRGMATHSTRVSPYARPRLASSTPGTSSPGPVGAGVINGSTGSASPPQQPPSAPHTPTSMQSTHTTNMGAGASNAGLTSSANAVSSFPGFTSSYTQSSFMPVEPSSSMFSYAGSWQSNSGYWGTPSAVPAVPPTAVPVNVTQNNSNGSGSVARSMSAHNSPSPTNGGSPNYTSPSPGYTIHHLTSHPSHQYNVAQTAAAAAHAADMYQSAAPTQSYAAPPTHQVYHPTPTSPPHQLYTNVLNAPTALSYAGSSWHNGGGADYGLYQNAAYGYQPEYIPLVSDLGYTTHPLEPVEVPKPFEDPQAAIYKSPQQATSDGAGTSVLTLECTNLKEHSPSVAVKLETLESVVAPSHERGAVVATAAEAAVATATQHTTSGTWTPLTPPQSALQ; encoded by the exons ATGACCACTTCTCATATTTTATCAGCAGCCGATCCTTCTGGCATGAACGGTTCTGGAAACCATagtaatagcaataacaacaccaataacatGGCAGACAACGGTGGAGTTGGGAGCACACTTCACAATGGCACAAACAACACCAACGGCGGCCATTCGGAGGCACATTCACCGCATCACACGCATCATAACATGACTGTCAACAGCAGTGGCGGCGGCAACGGGGTCAATGCTGGGGTCGCCAGCGGCATGGGCGGCAGCATGAACCAACTCGGAGGATCGCTTGCGGCGAACCGCAGCCCGGGCATGGAGAGGAATCTGCATGTCAGTCTCGATGACCGTGAATTGTGGCTGCGCTTTCAGAATCTCACCAACGAGATGATCGTTACGAAGAATGGCAG GCGCATGTTTCCGGTGGTGAAGATTAGCACTTCCGGTCTGGATCCAGCTGCCATGTATACGGTTTTGCTAGAGTTCGTGCAGGTGGACACACATCGCTGGAAGTATGTCAACGGCGAGTGG TGTCATGCGGATTTTCTTCAGGTACCCGGCGGCAAGGCAGAGGTCCCACCCGCAAACCCCATCTATGTGCATCCCGAGTCACCGAACTTCGGAGCACACTGGATGAAGGAGCCCATTTCGTTTGCCAAGGTGAAATTAACGAACAAAACCAATGGGAATGGACAGATTATGTTGAATTCGTTGCACAAGTACGAGCCGCGTGTGCATTTGGTACGCGTGGGTTCCGAGCAGCGTCACGTGGTCACATATGCGTTTCCAGAGACACAGTTCATTGCTGTTACCGCTTATCAAAATGAAGAGGTTACTTCattgaaaatcaaatacaatCCATTTGCAAAGGCTTTTCTGGATGCCAAG GAGCGTCCCGATACATTGTATTCACATGAGGCACCATACGGTTGGCTAATACCGCCCCCAACCCATTACACCAGCGTTGCGCAGGCACCTCCCCCCCCGCCACCAAGCTTGGCGGTGTCGAACTCGTCATTGGGTATGAGTTGTGATCGCTATGGACGCGCGCTCAACACCCGCGGCATGGCCACACATAGTACACGCGTCTCACCATACGCACGTCCGCGTCTAGCCTCGAGCACACCTGGCACGAGCTCCCCGGGTCCGGTGGGTGCGGGCGTGATTAATGGCAGCACTGGCAGTGCATCGCCGCCACAGCAGCCACCATCGGCTCCGCACACACCGACTAGCATGCAGTCCACACACACCACCAACATGGGTGCTGGTGCCAGCAATGCGGGCTTGACTAGCTCCGCAAATGCCGTCAGTTCGTTTCCGGGATTTACCAGTTCCTATACGCAGTCTAGTTTTATGCCGGTGGAGCCGAGCTCTTCGATGTTCTCATATGCTGGCAGTTGGCAAAGCAATAGCGGTTACTGGGGAACACCGTCGGCGGTGCCAGCTGTGCCTCCCACAGCCGTGCCGGTGAATGTCACtcaaaacaacagcaacggcaGCGGCAGTGTTGCCCGATCGATGT CTGCACATAATTCACCATCTCCTACCAACGGTGGTTCACCCAACTACACGAGCCCGTCGCCTGGTTACACCATTCACCATCTCACTTCGCATCCCTCTCATCAGTACAATGTTGCACAAACGGCGGCGGCAGCGGCACATGCCGCGGATATGTATCAAAGCGCCGCGCCTACACAGTCGTACGCCGCACCGCCAACACATCAGGTCTATCATCCCACGCCCACATCACCACCCCATCAGTTGTATACAAACGTGCTGAATGCACCAACGGCATTGAGCTATGCCGGCAGCTCGTGGCATAATGGCGGTGGAGCGGACTATGGCTTATATCAGAATGCGGCCTATGGCTACCAGCCGGAATATATACCGTTAGTCTCGGATTTAGG CTACACCACACATCCGCTAGAACCCGTCGAAGTTCCTAAACCGTTCGAAGATCCGCAGGCCGCCATTTACAAGTCACCACAACAGGCTACCAGCGATGGCGCTGGCACCTCGGTGCTAACATTGGAATGCACCAATTTGAAGGAACATTCACCGTCCGTCGCCGTAAAATTGGAAACGCTAGAGAGTGTGGTCGCGCCAAGTCACGAACGTGGCGCCGTGGTTGCAACTGCGGCCGAAGCTGCCGTTGCCACAGCCACTCAACATACGACGAGCGGAACCTGGACACCGCTGACCCCACCGCAGAGTGCGTTGCAATAG
- the LOC105212082 gene encoding T-related protein isoform X2 encodes MTTSHILSAADPSGMNGSGNHSNSNNNTNNMADNGGVGSTLHNGTNNTNGGHSEAHSPHHTHHNMTVNSSGGGNGVNAGVASGMGGSMNQLGGSLAANRSPGMERNLHVSLDDRELWLRFQNLTNEMIVTKNGRRMFPVVKISTSGLDPAAMYTVLLEFVQVDTHRWKYVNGEWCHADFLQVPGGKAEVPPANPIYVHPESPNFGAHWMKEPISFAKVKLTNKTNGNGQIMLNSLHKYEPRVHLVRVGSEQRHVVTYAFPETQFIAVTAYQNEEVTSLKIKYNPFAKAFLDAKRPDTLYSHEAPYGWLIPPPTHYTSVAQAPPPPPPSLAVSNSSLGMSCDRYGRALNTRGMATHSTRVSPYARPRLASSTPGTSSPGPVGAGVINGSTGSASPPQQPPSAPHTPTSMQSTHTTNMGAGASNAGLTSSANAVSSFPGFTSSYTQSSFMPVEPSSSMFSYAGSWQSNSGYWGTPSAVPAVPPTAVPVNVTQNNSNGSGSVARSMSAHNSPSPTNGGSPNYTSPSPGYTIHHLTSHPSHQYNVAQTAAAAAHAADMYQSAAPTQSYAAPPTHQVYHPTPTSPPHQLYTNVLNAPTALSYAGSSWHNGGGADYGLYQNAAYGYQPEYIPLVSDLGYTTHPLEPVEVPKPFEDPQAAIYKSPQQATSDGAGTSVLTLECTNLKEHSPSVAVKLETLESVVAPSHERGAVVATAAEAAVATATQHTTSGTWTPLTPPQSALQ; translated from the exons ATGACCACTTCTCATATTTTATCAGCAGCCGATCCTTCTGGCATGAACGGTTCTGGAAACCATagtaatagcaataacaacaccaataacatGGCAGACAACGGTGGAGTTGGGAGCACACTTCACAATGGCACAAACAACACCAACGGCGGCCATTCGGAGGCACATTCACCGCATCACACGCATCATAACATGACTGTCAACAGCAGTGGCGGCGGCAACGGGGTCAATGCTGGGGTCGCCAGCGGCATGGGCGGCAGCATGAACCAACTCGGAGGATCGCTTGCGGCGAACCGCAGCCCGGGCATGGAGAGGAATCTGCATGTCAGTCTCGATGACCGTGAATTGTGGCTGCGCTTTCAGAATCTCACCAACGAGATGATCGTTACGAAGAATGGCAG GCGCATGTTTCCGGTGGTGAAGATTAGCACTTCCGGTCTGGATCCAGCTGCCATGTATACGGTTTTGCTAGAGTTCGTGCAGGTGGACACACATCGCTGGAAGTATGTCAACGGCGAGTGG TGTCATGCGGATTTTCTTCAGGTACCCGGCGGCAAGGCAGAGGTCCCACCCGCAAACCCCATCTATGTGCATCCCGAGTCACCGAACTTCGGAGCACACTGGATGAAGGAGCCCATTTCGTTTGCCAAGGTGAAATTAACGAACAAAACCAATGGGAATGGACAGATTATGTTGAATTCGTTGCACAAGTACGAGCCGCGTGTGCATTTGGTACGCGTGGGTTCCGAGCAGCGTCACGTGGTCACATATGCGTTTCCAGAGACACAGTTCATTGCTGTTACCGCTTATCAAAATGAAGAGGTTACTTCattgaaaatcaaatacaatCCATTTGCAAAGGCTTTTCTGGATGCCAAG CGTCCCGATACATTGTATTCACATGAGGCACCATACGGTTGGCTAATACCGCCCCCAACCCATTACACCAGCGTTGCGCAGGCACCTCCCCCCCCGCCACCAAGCTTGGCGGTGTCGAACTCGTCATTGGGTATGAGTTGTGATCGCTATGGACGCGCGCTCAACACCCGCGGCATGGCCACACATAGTACACGCGTCTCACCATACGCACGTCCGCGTCTAGCCTCGAGCACACCTGGCACGAGCTCCCCGGGTCCGGTGGGTGCGGGCGTGATTAATGGCAGCACTGGCAGTGCATCGCCGCCACAGCAGCCACCATCGGCTCCGCACACACCGACTAGCATGCAGTCCACACACACCACCAACATGGGTGCTGGTGCCAGCAATGCGGGCTTGACTAGCTCCGCAAATGCCGTCAGTTCGTTTCCGGGATTTACCAGTTCCTATACGCAGTCTAGTTTTATGCCGGTGGAGCCGAGCTCTTCGATGTTCTCATATGCTGGCAGTTGGCAAAGCAATAGCGGTTACTGGGGAACACCGTCGGCGGTGCCAGCTGTGCCTCCCACAGCCGTGCCGGTGAATGTCACtcaaaacaacagcaacggcaGCGGCAGTGTTGCCCGATCGATGT CTGCACATAATTCACCATCTCCTACCAACGGTGGTTCACCCAACTACACGAGCCCGTCGCCTGGTTACACCATTCACCATCTCACTTCGCATCCCTCTCATCAGTACAATGTTGCACAAACGGCGGCGGCAGCGGCACATGCCGCGGATATGTATCAAAGCGCCGCGCCTACACAGTCGTACGCCGCACCGCCAACACATCAGGTCTATCATCCCACGCCCACATCACCACCCCATCAGTTGTATACAAACGTGCTGAATGCACCAACGGCATTGAGCTATGCCGGCAGCTCGTGGCATAATGGCGGTGGAGCGGACTATGGCTTATATCAGAATGCGGCCTATGGCTACCAGCCGGAATATATACCGTTAGTCTCGGATTTAGG CTACACCACACATCCGCTAGAACCCGTCGAAGTTCCTAAACCGTTCGAAGATCCGCAGGCCGCCATTTACAAGTCACCACAACAGGCTACCAGCGATGGCGCTGGCACCTCGGTGCTAACATTGGAATGCACCAATTTGAAGGAACATTCACCGTCCGTCGCCGTAAAATTGGAAACGCTAGAGAGTGTGGTCGCGCCAAGTCACGAACGTGGCGCCGTGGTTGCAACTGCGGCCGAAGCTGCCGTTGCCACAGCCACTCAACATACGACGAGCGGAACCTGGACACCGCTGACCCCACCGCAGAGTGCGTTGCAATAG
- the LOC105212082 gene encoding T-related protein isoform X3, with protein MTTSHILSAADPSGMNGSGNHSNSNNNTNNMADNGGVGSTLHNGTNNTNGGHSEAHSPHHTHHNMTVNSSGGGNGVNAGVASGMGGSMNQLGGSLAANRSPGMERNLHVSLDDRELWLRFQNLTNEMIVTKNGRRMFPVVKISTSGLDPAAMYTVLLEFVQVDTHRWKYVNGEWVPGGKAEVPPANPIYVHPESPNFGAHWMKEPISFAKVKLTNKTNGNGQIMLNSLHKYEPRVHLVRVGSEQRHVVTYAFPETQFIAVTAYQNEEVTSLKIKYNPFAKAFLDAKERPDTLYSHEAPYGWLIPPPTHYTSVAQAPPPPPPSLAVSNSSLGMSCDRYGRALNTRGMATHSTRVSPYARPRLASSTPGTSSPGPVGAGVINGSTGSASPPQQPPSAPHTPTSMQSTHTTNMGAGASNAGLTSSANAVSSFPGFTSSYTQSSFMPVEPSSSMFSYAGSWQSNSGYWGTPSAVPAVPPTAVPVNVTQNNSNGSGSVARSMSAHNSPSPTNGGSPNYTSPSPGYTIHHLTSHPSHQYNVAQTAAAAAHAADMYQSAAPTQSYAAPPTHQVYHPTPTSPPHQLYTNVLNAPTALSYAGSSWHNGGGADYGLYQNAAYGYQPEYIPLVSDLGYTTHPLEPVEVPKPFEDPQAAIYKSPQQATSDGAGTSVLTLECTNLKEHSPSVAVKLETLESVVAPSHERGAVVATAAEAAVATATQHTTSGTWTPLTPPQSALQ; from the exons ATGACCACTTCTCATATTTTATCAGCAGCCGATCCTTCTGGCATGAACGGTTCTGGAAACCATagtaatagcaataacaacaccaataacatGGCAGACAACGGTGGAGTTGGGAGCACACTTCACAATGGCACAAACAACACCAACGGCGGCCATTCGGAGGCACATTCACCGCATCACACGCATCATAACATGACTGTCAACAGCAGTGGCGGCGGCAACGGGGTCAATGCTGGGGTCGCCAGCGGCATGGGCGGCAGCATGAACCAACTCGGAGGATCGCTTGCGGCGAACCGCAGCCCGGGCATGGAGAGGAATCTGCATGTCAGTCTCGATGACCGTGAATTGTGGCTGCGCTTTCAGAATCTCACCAACGAGATGATCGTTACGAAGAATGGCAG GCGCATGTTTCCGGTGGTGAAGATTAGCACTTCCGGTCTGGATCCAGCTGCCATGTATACGGTTTTGCTAGAGTTCGTGCAGGTGGACACACATCGCTGGAAGTATGTCAACGGCGAGTGG GTACCCGGCGGCAAGGCAGAGGTCCCACCCGCAAACCCCATCTATGTGCATCCCGAGTCACCGAACTTCGGAGCACACTGGATGAAGGAGCCCATTTCGTTTGCCAAGGTGAAATTAACGAACAAAACCAATGGGAATGGACAGATTATGTTGAATTCGTTGCACAAGTACGAGCCGCGTGTGCATTTGGTACGCGTGGGTTCCGAGCAGCGTCACGTGGTCACATATGCGTTTCCAGAGACACAGTTCATTGCTGTTACCGCTTATCAAAATGAAGAGGTTACTTCattgaaaatcaaatacaatCCATTTGCAAAGGCTTTTCTGGATGCCAAG GAGCGTCCCGATACATTGTATTCACATGAGGCACCATACGGTTGGCTAATACCGCCCCCAACCCATTACACCAGCGTTGCGCAGGCACCTCCCCCCCCGCCACCAAGCTTGGCGGTGTCGAACTCGTCATTGGGTATGAGTTGTGATCGCTATGGACGCGCGCTCAACACCCGCGGCATGGCCACACATAGTACACGCGTCTCACCATACGCACGTCCGCGTCTAGCCTCGAGCACACCTGGCACGAGCTCCCCGGGTCCGGTGGGTGCGGGCGTGATTAATGGCAGCACTGGCAGTGCATCGCCGCCACAGCAGCCACCATCGGCTCCGCACACACCGACTAGCATGCAGTCCACACACACCACCAACATGGGTGCTGGTGCCAGCAATGCGGGCTTGACTAGCTCCGCAAATGCCGTCAGTTCGTTTCCGGGATTTACCAGTTCCTATACGCAGTCTAGTTTTATGCCGGTGGAGCCGAGCTCTTCGATGTTCTCATATGCTGGCAGTTGGCAAAGCAATAGCGGTTACTGGGGAACACCGTCGGCGGTGCCAGCTGTGCCTCCCACAGCCGTGCCGGTGAATGTCACtcaaaacaacagcaacggcaGCGGCAGTGTTGCCCGATCGATGT CTGCACATAATTCACCATCTCCTACCAACGGTGGTTCACCCAACTACACGAGCCCGTCGCCTGGTTACACCATTCACCATCTCACTTCGCATCCCTCTCATCAGTACAATGTTGCACAAACGGCGGCGGCAGCGGCACATGCCGCGGATATGTATCAAAGCGCCGCGCCTACACAGTCGTACGCCGCACCGCCAACACATCAGGTCTATCATCCCACGCCCACATCACCACCCCATCAGTTGTATACAAACGTGCTGAATGCACCAACGGCATTGAGCTATGCCGGCAGCTCGTGGCATAATGGCGGTGGAGCGGACTATGGCTTATATCAGAATGCGGCCTATGGCTACCAGCCGGAATATATACCGTTAGTCTCGGATTTAGG CTACACCACACATCCGCTAGAACCCGTCGAAGTTCCTAAACCGTTCGAAGATCCGCAGGCCGCCATTTACAAGTCACCACAACAGGCTACCAGCGATGGCGCTGGCACCTCGGTGCTAACATTGGAATGCACCAATTTGAAGGAACATTCACCGTCCGTCGCCGTAAAATTGGAAACGCTAGAGAGTGTGGTCGCGCCAAGTCACGAACGTGGCGCCGTGGTTGCAACTGCGGCCGAAGCTGCCGTTGCCACAGCCACTCAACATACGACGAGCGGAACCTGGACACCGCTGACCCCACCGCAGAGTGCGTTGCAATAG
- the LOC105212082 gene encoding T-related protein isoform X4, giving the protein MTTSHILSAADPSGMNGSGNHSNSNNNTNNMADNGGVGSTLHNGTNNTNGGHSEAHSPHHTHHNMTVNSSGGGNGVNAGVASGMGGSMNQLGGSLAANRSPGMERNLHVSLDDRELWLRFQNLTNEMIVTKNGRRMFPVVKISTSGLDPAAMYTVLLEFVQVDTHRWKYVNGEWCHADFLQVPGGKAEVPPANPIYVHPESPNFGAHWMKEPISFAKVKLTNKTNGNGQIMLNSLHKYEPRVHLVRVGSEQRHVVTYAFPETQFIAVTAYQNEEVTSLKIKYNPFAKAFLDAKERPDTLYSHEAPYGWLIPPPTHYTSVAQAPPPPPPSLAVSNSSLGMSCDRYGRALNTRGMATHSTRVSPYARPRLASSTPGTSSPGPVGAGVINGSTGSASPPQQPPSAPHTPTSMQSTHTTNMGAGASNAGLTSSANAVSSFPGFTSSYTQSSFMPVEPSSSMFSYAGSWQSNSGYWGTPSAVPAVPPTAVPVNVTQNNSNGSGSVARSMSAHNSPSPTNGGSPNYTSPSPGYTIHHLTSHPSHQYNVAQTAAAAAHAADMYQSAAPTQSYAAPPTHQVYHPTPTSPPHQLYTNVLNAPTALSYAGSSWHNGGGADYGLYQNAAYGYQPEYIPLVSDLGFY; this is encoded by the exons ATGACCACTTCTCATATTTTATCAGCAGCCGATCCTTCTGGCATGAACGGTTCTGGAAACCATagtaatagcaataacaacaccaataacatGGCAGACAACGGTGGAGTTGGGAGCACACTTCACAATGGCACAAACAACACCAACGGCGGCCATTCGGAGGCACATTCACCGCATCACACGCATCATAACATGACTGTCAACAGCAGTGGCGGCGGCAACGGGGTCAATGCTGGGGTCGCCAGCGGCATGGGCGGCAGCATGAACCAACTCGGAGGATCGCTTGCGGCGAACCGCAGCCCGGGCATGGAGAGGAATCTGCATGTCAGTCTCGATGACCGTGAATTGTGGCTGCGCTTTCAGAATCTCACCAACGAGATGATCGTTACGAAGAATGGCAG GCGCATGTTTCCGGTGGTGAAGATTAGCACTTCCGGTCTGGATCCAGCTGCCATGTATACGGTTTTGCTAGAGTTCGTGCAGGTGGACACACATCGCTGGAAGTATGTCAACGGCGAGTGG TGTCATGCGGATTTTCTTCAGGTACCCGGCGGCAAGGCAGAGGTCCCACCCGCAAACCCCATCTATGTGCATCCCGAGTCACCGAACTTCGGAGCACACTGGATGAAGGAGCCCATTTCGTTTGCCAAGGTGAAATTAACGAACAAAACCAATGGGAATGGACAGATTATGTTGAATTCGTTGCACAAGTACGAGCCGCGTGTGCATTTGGTACGCGTGGGTTCCGAGCAGCGTCACGTGGTCACATATGCGTTTCCAGAGACACAGTTCATTGCTGTTACCGCTTATCAAAATGAAGAGGTTACTTCattgaaaatcaaatacaatCCATTTGCAAAGGCTTTTCTGGATGCCAAG GAGCGTCCCGATACATTGTATTCACATGAGGCACCATACGGTTGGCTAATACCGCCCCCAACCCATTACACCAGCGTTGCGCAGGCACCTCCCCCCCCGCCACCAAGCTTGGCGGTGTCGAACTCGTCATTGGGTATGAGTTGTGATCGCTATGGACGCGCGCTCAACACCCGCGGCATGGCCACACATAGTACACGCGTCTCACCATACGCACGTCCGCGTCTAGCCTCGAGCACACCTGGCACGAGCTCCCCGGGTCCGGTGGGTGCGGGCGTGATTAATGGCAGCACTGGCAGTGCATCGCCGCCACAGCAGCCACCATCGGCTCCGCACACACCGACTAGCATGCAGTCCACACACACCACCAACATGGGTGCTGGTGCCAGCAATGCGGGCTTGACTAGCTCCGCAAATGCCGTCAGTTCGTTTCCGGGATTTACCAGTTCCTATACGCAGTCTAGTTTTATGCCGGTGGAGCCGAGCTCTTCGATGTTCTCATATGCTGGCAGTTGGCAAAGCAATAGCGGTTACTGGGGAACACCGTCGGCGGTGCCAGCTGTGCCTCCCACAGCCGTGCCGGTGAATGTCACtcaaaacaacagcaacggcaGCGGCAGTGTTGCCCGATCGATGT CTGCACATAATTCACCATCTCCTACCAACGGTGGTTCACCCAACTACACGAGCCCGTCGCCTGGTTACACCATTCACCATCTCACTTCGCATCCCTCTCATCAGTACAATGTTGCACAAACGGCGGCGGCAGCGGCACATGCCGCGGATATGTATCAAAGCGCCGCGCCTACACAGTCGTACGCCGCACCGCCAACACATCAGGTCTATCATCCCACGCCCACATCACCACCCCATCAGTTGTATACAAACGTGCTGAATGCACCAACGGCATTGAGCTATGCCGGCAGCTCGTGGCATAATGGCGGTGGAGCGGACTATGGCTTATATCAGAATGCGGCCTATGGCTACCAGCCGGAATATATACCGTTAGTCTCGGATTTAGG TTTTTATTGA